Proteins encoded within one genomic window of Granulicella pectinivorans:
- a CDS encoding phosphatase PAP2 family protein, which produces MILSKRITPEKRRTFFLVLVAGLVAAGLLLFLFAKIHEDISHPRLEGIDRGILAWIHARDTPWLTALAKTLSFIGSPMTLIPVIVIASAVLWMRDFRRDALLVLMSMGGGGLLDTVLKLHYRRTRPDVPWAFVHERSFSFPSGHSVMAVVLYGVLTYLLMQYERAVWERVGLVAGSVVLISGIGLSRIYLGVHYPSDVLAGYVVGTVWVMAVMAADWTIRRDEGI; this is translated from the coding sequence ATGATCTTGTCGAAGCGGATTACGCCGGAGAAGAGGCGGACGTTTTTTCTTGTGCTTGTGGCCGGGCTGGTGGCGGCTGGGCTTCTGCTGTTTTTGTTTGCGAAGATCCACGAAGACATCTCGCATCCCCGGCTGGAGGGAATCGACCGTGGGATTCTGGCTTGGATTCATGCGCGGGATACGCCGTGGCTGACCGCGCTGGCGAAGACGCTGAGCTTTATCGGATCGCCGATGACGCTGATTCCCGTGATCGTGATCGCCTCGGCGGTGCTATGGATGCGGGACTTCAGGCGGGATGCGCTTCTGGTGCTGATGTCGATGGGCGGCGGCGGCCTGCTCGATACGGTGCTGAAGCTGCACTACCGAAGGACCAGGCCGGATGTGCCGTGGGCATTTGTGCATGAACGGAGTTTTTCGTTTCCGAGCGGTCACTCGGTGATGGCGGTGGTGCTGTATGGGGTGCTGACGTATCTGTTGATGCAGTATGAGCGCGCAGTGTGGGAGCGGGTGGGGCTGGTGGCGGGGAGCGTGGTGCTGATCTCGGGGATTGGGTTGAGCCGGATCTACCTGGGGGTTCACTATCCCTCCGATGTGCTGGCGGGGTATGTGGTGGGGACCGTTTGGGTGATGGCGGTGATGGCGGCGGACTGGACGATACGGCGGGATGAGGGGATTTGA
- the nadC gene encoding carboxylating nicotinate-nucleotide diphosphorylase has product MDWKSKRVRATLEAALVEDRATQDVTTQLTIPRGLRATGTIVANQPCIIAGLGSVQAFLEIYGKLVDSDSRFEVVNHPEIFDGVRVKKGQTLAVIRHHADAILSCERVMLNLLQRMCGIATVTNEFVKAVSGTQCKIVDTRRTAPGLRLLDKYAVLCGGGLSHRNDLRDGILIKANHIALGGGLTAAYEKAEKGKKPGQRPEVEVANQEELDEALAAGAQAIILEGMTVAAVKKSVKQIRETRANIEIEAGGQMTLENVLSYAQAGVDFVSVGALTQSTAAADLSMRVTANVF; this is encoded by the coding sequence ATGGATTGGAAAAGTAAACGCGTGCGCGCGACGCTCGAGGCCGCTCTCGTCGAAGACCGGGCAACACAGGATGTGACTACGCAGTTGACGATTCCCAGAGGGCTGCGGGCCACGGGAACTATTGTCGCCAACCAACCGTGCATTATTGCGGGGCTAGGCTCGGTACAGGCGTTTCTGGAGATCTACGGGAAGCTGGTGGATTCGGACTCGCGGTTTGAGGTGGTGAACCACCCGGAGATCTTCGATGGGGTTCGGGTGAAAAAGGGCCAGACCCTCGCGGTGATCCGCCATCATGCGGACGCGATCCTATCCTGCGAGCGCGTGATGCTGAACCTGCTGCAGCGCATGTGCGGGATTGCCACGGTGACGAACGAGTTTGTGAAAGCCGTGTCCGGGACGCAGTGCAAGATCGTCGATACGCGACGGACGGCCCCGGGACTGCGCCTGCTCGACAAGTACGCGGTGCTCTGCGGCGGCGGGTTGAGCCACCGCAACGACCTGCGCGATGGCATCCTGATCAAGGCCAACCACATCGCGTTGGGCGGCGGTTTGACGGCGGCCTACGAGAAGGCCGAGAAGGGCAAGAAGCCAGGGCAGAGGCCGGAGGTCGAGGTCGCCAACCAGGAGGAGCTCGATGAGGCTCTCGCGGCAGGGGCGCAGGCGATCATTCTTGAAGGCATGACGGTGGCTGCGGTGAAGAAGTCGGTGAAGCAGATTCGCGAGACCCGCGCGAATATCGAGATTGAGGCAGGCGGGCAGATGACGCTTGAGAATGTACTGAGCTATGCGCAGGCCGGGGTGGACTTCGTCTCGGTGGGCGCGCTGACGCAGTCGACGGCGGCGGCGGACCTGTCGATGCGAGTGACCGCGAATGTCTTTTAG
- a CDS encoding valine--tRNA ligase, whose translation MSDEISKPNELPKAYDPSTIEQRWAEYWVNERLFDVPSPNDTQIDEKKFTMLLPPPNVTGRLHMGHMLNQAEMDILTRWHRMSGDISLWVPGTDHAGIATQMMVERQLKTEGTSRTEMGREAFTERVWAWKKEYGGAITDQMRRLGASVDWSREYFTMDDGLSVAVKEAFVRLYEQGLIYRGAYIVNWDPQIQTAVSDLEVESEERMGKLYHVRYPLADGTGSIVIATTRPETMLGDVAVVVNPEDERYTSLVGKIVALPLTGREIPILADEWAKPEFGTGAVKVTPAHDPNDFAIGQRHGLPQPSIFDTTAHITLAGSPYDGMERFAAREKIVADLDALGLLVEVKDHPMTVPVSQRSGVVIEPRLSMQWFLAVNKTPASGGDSVAAKAIAAVRDGHIRFTPEQYRKTYDEWMKNIYDWCISRQLWWGHRIPAWHCSAGHITVSRETPTACGTCGSAAITQETDVLDTWFSSGLLPFTVFGWPDATKDLAAFYPTELLVTGFDILFFWVARMIMLGTHFMMDVPMPDGSARKLADAVPFKEVYIHGLVRDADRQKMSKTKGNVINPIDIIERFGTDAVRFTLASMASPGTDIAFSEARTEGYRAFANKIWNSARFLFMNVERAKEAGISIDAKQLKKALRSTEHSRLEGRWIVARLAATSAVVDEALKEYRFDEAAHAIYQFFWGDFCDWYLEIVKLRLNFDEGADLEATTVALTTLLAVFEGALRLLNPFMPFITEEIWHAFWPQIGLPVPLKSIALAHYPEFMDFARDTDGSVTAMILMQEMIVAVRGLRKEMGVPEKEAAPVRVFADNRVVALVDANTDLLRRLARVNEVEFVSATLTGNGSRSTAEFDVQVVYERVIDVVAEREKLTKDLAKYQKGLDAAQKQLGNEGFMARAPEHIVAGLRKQFAETQMLFDKAKAALDELSAE comes from the coding sequence ATGAGCGACGAAATCTCCAAACCGAACGAGCTTCCAAAGGCCTACGATCCCTCGACCATCGAGCAGCGCTGGGCCGAGTACTGGGTCAACGAACGACTGTTCGATGTGCCTTCCCCCAACGATACGCAGATTGACGAGAAGAAGTTCACGATGCTTCTGCCGCCCCCCAATGTTACGGGACGGCTGCACATGGGGCACATGCTGAACCAGGCAGAGATGGACATTCTGACGCGTTGGCATCGGATGTCGGGCGATATCTCGCTTTGGGTTCCGGGGACCGACCATGCGGGCATTGCCACGCAGATGATGGTCGAGCGACAGTTGAAGACCGAAGGAACGTCTCGGACCGAGATGGGACGCGAGGCGTTTACCGAGCGGGTGTGGGCGTGGAAGAAGGAGTACGGCGGCGCGATTACGGACCAGATGCGTCGGCTGGGCGCGTCGGTGGACTGGAGCCGCGAGTACTTCACGATGGACGATGGGCTGAGCGTGGCGGTGAAGGAGGCGTTTGTTCGGCTGTATGAGCAGGGGCTGATCTATCGCGGGGCGTATATCGTCAATTGGGATCCGCAGATCCAGACTGCGGTATCGGACCTGGAGGTGGAGTCCGAGGAGCGCATGGGCAAGTTGTACCATGTGCGCTATCCTCTGGCCGATGGAACGGGCTCGATTGTGATTGCGACGACTCGTCCGGAGACGATGCTGGGTGATGTGGCGGTTGTGGTGAATCCGGAGGACGAGCGGTATACGAGCCTTGTGGGCAAGATTGTGGCGCTGCCTTTGACGGGACGAGAGATTCCGATTCTGGCCGATGAGTGGGCCAAGCCGGAGTTTGGAACGGGCGCTGTCAAGGTGACGCCGGCGCACGATCCGAATGACTTTGCGATTGGGCAGAGGCACGGCCTGCCGCAGCCCTCGATCTTCGATACGACCGCGCATATCACGCTGGCCGGCTCGCCGTATGACGGCATGGAGCGATTTGCGGCGCGGGAGAAGATTGTCGCGGATCTCGATGCGCTGGGCCTGCTGGTTGAGGTGAAGGATCACCCGATGACCGTGCCGGTGTCGCAGCGGTCGGGCGTGGTGATTGAGCCGCGGCTTTCGATGCAGTGGTTTTTGGCCGTCAACAAGACGCCTGCGAGTGGTGGGGATTCCGTGGCGGCAAAGGCGATTGCCGCGGTGCGCGATGGGCACATCCGGTTTACGCCGGAGCAGTATCGCAAGACGTACGACGAGTGGATGAAAAACATCTACGACTGGTGCATCTCACGGCAATTGTGGTGGGGACACCGGATTCCGGCGTGGCACTGCTCGGCGGGACACATCACCGTTTCGCGCGAGACGCCTACGGCCTGCGGGACGTGCGGATCGGCTGCCATTACGCAGGAGACGGATGTTCTGGATACGTGGTTTTCCTCGGGGCTGCTTCCCTTCACCGTGTTTGGGTGGCCGGATGCGACGAAGGACCTGGCGGCGTTCTATCCGACGGAGCTGCTGGTGACGGGCTTCGATATTTTGTTCTTCTGGGTGGCCCGGATGATCATGCTGGGCACGCACTTCATGATGGATGTACCGATGCCGGATGGGTCGGCGCGGAAGTTGGCCGACGCGGTGCCGTTCAAGGAGGTCTACATCCATGGGCTGGTGCGGGATGCGGACCGTCAGAAGATGTCGAAGACCAAGGGCAATGTGATCAACCCGATCGACATCATCGAGCGGTTTGGAACGGATGCGGTGCGGTTTACGCTGGCCTCGATGGCTTCGCCGGGGACGGATATTGCGTTCTCGGAGGCTCGCACCGAAGGGTACCGGGCGTTTGCGAACAAGATCTGGAACTCGGCTCGCTTTCTCTTTATGAACGTGGAGAGGGCGAAGGAGGCGGGGATCTCGATCGACGCGAAGCAGTTGAAGAAGGCTCTGCGCAGTACGGAGCACTCGCGGCTGGAGGGACGCTGGATCGTGGCCCGGCTTGCGGCTACTTCGGCGGTGGTCGATGAGGCGCTGAAGGAATACCGGTTCGACGAGGCGGCGCATGCGATCTACCAGTTCTTCTGGGGCGATTTCTGCGACTGGTACCTGGAGATTGTGAAGCTGCGGCTGAACTTCGATGAGGGCGCGGACCTGGAGGCGACGACCGTTGCGCTGACGACGCTGCTTGCGGTGTTTGAAGGCGCGCTGCGGCTGTTGAATCCGTTTATGCCGTTTATTACGGAGGAGATCTGGCACGCGTTTTGGCCGCAGATTGGGCTGCCTGTTCCGCTGAAGTCGATTGCGCTGGCGCACTATCCGGAGTTCATGGACTTTGCGCGGGATACCGATGGAAGCGTCACCGCGATGATCCTGATGCAGGAGATGATCGTGGCCGTGCGCGGTCTGCGCAAGGAGATGGGCGTACCGGAGAAGGAAGCGGCTCCGGTGCGGGTGTTTGCGGACAATCGCGTGGTGGCGCTGGTGGATGCCAATACGGATCTGCTGCGCAGGCTGGCCCGCGTGAATGAGGTGGAGTTTGTTTCGGCCACGCTGACGGGGAACGGCTCGCGTTCGACGGCGGAGTTCGATGTGCAGGTGGTGTACGAGCGTGTGATCGACGTCGTGGCCGAGCGCGAGAAGCTGACGAAGGACCTGGCGAAGTATCAGAAGGGTCTGGATGCGGCGCAGAAGCAGCTTGGGAATGAGGGCTTCATGGCTCGTGCTCCGGAGCATATCGTGGCTGGGCTGCGGAAGCAGTTTGCGGAGACGCAGATGCTATTCGATAAGGCCAAGGCTGCGCTGGATGAGTTGTCGGCGGAGTGA
- a CDS encoding glycerophosphodiester phosphodiesterase family protein, translating to MTTAKKFALCLVIAPMTMNAQANPFFDLMQKAAAHAKEHHALVPALSPVDATILNGQVPVAALQTAGITVVPWTTNDPEKMRAVIRTGVDGLISDRPDLLQKVVAEERAAKPGSLKGFDVQGHRGGRGLRPENTLPAFEGGLDNLISTIETDTGVTADHVSIIWHDQFLNPQSCRKADGSEYTLATRQYHREITMADAQKTFICDKLHSQFPDQKNDLALSPVAVAFAAKEKLISPYVPTYVEQLFRFVAFYEDYYRHGAGKNQPEAAARAANAARVHFNLETKILPEDLPAPPADSPMAKYAEMMKNHTFGPQVFVDTLCGAIAKHHMEARVDVQSFDFRTLVLVEEQYPKILTFYLTESQDALYGPMLPVGLRATK from the coding sequence ATGACTACAGCGAAGAAGTTTGCCCTCTGCCTCGTGATTGCCCCTATGACGATGAATGCACAAGCCAATCCGTTCTTCGACCTGATGCAGAAGGCCGCCGCGCATGCGAAGGAGCACCATGCGCTGGTGCCGGCGCTTTCTCCTGTGGACGCCACAATTTTGAACGGACAGGTGCCGGTGGCGGCGTTGCAGACGGCGGGCATCACGGTGGTGCCGTGGACGACGAACGATCCGGAGAAGATGCGGGCGGTGATTCGCACGGGAGTCGACGGCTTGATTTCGGATCGGCCCGACCTGCTGCAGAAGGTGGTTGCGGAGGAGCGCGCGGCGAAGCCGGGGTCGTTGAAGGGATTCGATGTGCAGGGGCATCGCGGCGGGCGCGGGCTGCGGCCCGAGAATACGCTACCGGCGTTCGAGGGTGGGCTGGATAACCTGATCTCGACGATTGAGACGGACACGGGCGTGACGGCGGATCATGTATCGATCATCTGGCACGACCAGTTTCTGAATCCACAGTCGTGCCGCAAGGCCGATGGGTCGGAGTACACGCTGGCTACGCGTCAGTATCATCGCGAGATTACGATGGCCGACGCGCAGAAGACGTTTATCTGCGACAAGCTGCACTCGCAGTTTCCGGACCAGAAGAACGACCTGGCACTCTCGCCCGTGGCGGTTGCGTTTGCCGCGAAGGAAAAGCTGATCAGCCCGTATGTGCCAACGTACGTGGAGCAGTTGTTCCGGTTCGTCGCCTTCTATGAGGACTATTACCGGCATGGGGCGGGAAAGAATCAGCCTGAAGCGGCGGCGCGTGCGGCGAATGCGGCTCGCGTCCACTTCAACCTGGAGACAAAGATTCTGCCGGAGGATTTACCGGCTCCGCCTGCGGACAGCCCGATGGCGAAGTATGCGGAGATGATGAAGAACCATACATTCGGTCCGCAGGTGTTTGTGGATACGCTGTGTGGCGCGATTGCGAAGCACCACATGGAGGCTCGGGTGGATGTGCAGAGCTTCGACTTCAGGACGCTGGTCCTGGTGGAGGAGCAGTATCCGAAGATTCTGACGTTTTACCTGACGGAGTCGCAGGATGCGTTATACGGGCCGATGTTGCCGGTGGGTCTGCGGGCTACCAAGTAG
- a CDS encoding biotin--[acetyl-CoA-carboxylase] ligase translates to MSFSWIEAGAGTRFSGKITHLATTGSTNTLALEAAQAGALEGSVWVADEQTAGRGRGGHGWHSAAGDGLYVSVLLRPKMALGKALWLSLATGLAVQAAVYETTGQLPDIRWPNDMILNGKKFGGILAETSAAGDTLRFAVIGIGLNVQHAAFPEELRSIATSLRIETGQEWSRESLLDALLRALEREVVLLETEPGTLLDRFAEASSWVRGKPVRVGEEDSYTGITAGLDARGFLRVLADDGSLRTVLSGGVRPR, encoded by the coding sequence ATGTCTTTTAGCTGGATCGAGGCAGGCGCGGGGACTCGGTTCTCGGGCAAGATCACGCATCTGGCGACGACGGGCTCGACCAATACGCTGGCACTTGAGGCTGCGCAGGCCGGAGCCCTGGAGGGTTCCGTGTGGGTGGCCGACGAGCAGACCGCGGGCCGTGGGCGTGGGGGCCATGGGTGGCATTCGGCGGCAGGCGATGGGCTGTATGTGAGTGTTCTGCTGCGGCCGAAGATGGCTCTGGGCAAGGCGTTGTGGCTCTCGCTGGCGACGGGACTGGCGGTGCAGGCCGCCGTGTATGAGACCACCGGGCAGCTGCCGGATATCCGCTGGCCGAACGACATGATTTTGAACGGAAAGAAGTTCGGCGGCATTCTGGCCGAGACCTCGGCGGCAGGCGATACGCTGCGTTTTGCGGTCATCGGGATCGGTTTGAATGTGCAGCATGCGGCGTTTCCGGAGGAACTGCGTTCGATCGCCACGTCGCTGCGGATCGAAACCGGGCAGGAGTGGTCGCGGGAGAGTCTGCTGGATGCGCTGCTGCGGGCTCTGGAGCGGGAGGTCGTTCTGCTGGAGACTGAGCCCGGGACTCTGCTGGATCGCTTCGCCGAGGCCTCGAGCTGGGTGCGGGGCAAGCCGGTCAGAGTCGGCGAAGAGGATAGCTATACTGGGATTACGGCAGGTTTGGACGCGCGTGGCTTTCTGCGCGTGCTGGCGGACGACGGATCGTTACGCACCGTGCTGTCAGGCGGGGTACGGCCAAGGTGA
- a CDS encoding BON domain-containing protein gives MKRKVWMATYAAILTLTFSGTCTQPMLAQQTQNTWSQQDSLRIVSEVQKRLGGLANYAVFDWITFGEQGKTVFLKGYASRPSLKADAERAVKDIPGVERVENQIEVLPISPNDDRIRAAVYNRIYTQASLRKYNANAGSLARAMGPGGRSVALMAGGITNTPPIGYHAIHIVVKNGRAMLFGAVLNASDVAMANMAANSAPGAFSVENNLVTEGSRPGN, from the coding sequence ATGAAGCGCAAAGTGTGGATGGCAACCTACGCAGCAATCCTGACTCTTACCTTCTCCGGTACATGCACCCAACCCATGCTGGCTCAACAAACGCAGAACACCTGGTCACAGCAAGACTCACTGCGCATCGTCAGCGAGGTCCAGAAGAGGCTCGGTGGTCTAGCGAACTATGCGGTGTTCGACTGGATCACCTTTGGCGAACAGGGTAAGACAGTTTTTCTCAAAGGATATGCATCCCGCCCTTCGTTGAAGGCTGACGCGGAACGTGCGGTCAAAGACATTCCGGGAGTAGAAAGGGTCGAGAATCAAATCGAGGTTCTGCCGATTTCGCCCAATGACGATCGGATTCGAGCCGCGGTGTACAACCGCATCTATACCCAGGCATCGTTACGCAAATACAACGCCAATGCTGGCTCTCTGGCACGCGCCATGGGACCGGGTGGTCGTAGCGTTGCGCTCATGGCTGGCGGCATCACAAACACGCCGCCCATCGGCTATCACGCCATCCATATCGTCGTGAAGAATGGACGCGCGATGCTCTTCGGGGCGGTGCTCAATGCGTCGGATGTTGCCATGGCGAATATGGCGGCGAACTCGGCGCCTGGAGCATTCAGCGTGGAGAACAACCTTGTGACGGAAGGTTCCCGGCCCGGCAACTGA
- a CDS encoding DUF2252 family protein, whose product MKKTMQAVEPSRRMAVLEQQRRVKMARSAHAYVRGNTLQFYEWLASGSGDKLPQGPAVWICGDCHAGNLGPVANAEGRVEIQIRDLDQTVVGNPAHDLVRLGLSLATAARGSDLPGVTTALMLEQMVLGYGQALSAPRKAAADHEAVELRPIRLTMRAALSRKWRHLAEERIEDETPVIPLGDRFWALTDEERAEVERIVKEAKSDLLLGGNKLRVLDAAYWMKGCSSLGKLRFAVLVGVGKKQDQCYRLLDIKEAVTAAAPMKRAVEMPGDNAARVVAGAKALSPYLGDRMVAAHFKNRPVVMRALMPQDLKVEVDRLTREEAVATAHYLASVVGKAHVRQMDTATRKRWKAELGRNRSKSLDAPGWLWQSVVELVAEHEAAYLEHCRRYALGDCIR is encoded by the coding sequence ATGAAAAAGACAATGCAAGCGGTGGAGCCCTCGAGGCGGATGGCTGTGCTGGAGCAACAGCGCAGGGTAAAGATGGCGCGGTCCGCGCATGCGTATGTGCGTGGGAATACGCTGCAGTTCTATGAGTGGCTGGCCAGCGGGTCTGGCGACAAATTGCCGCAGGGACCTGCGGTGTGGATCTGCGGGGATTGCCATGCGGGGAACCTGGGACCGGTGGCCAACGCCGAGGGGCGGGTCGAGATTCAGATTCGCGATCTGGACCAGACGGTGGTTGGGAATCCGGCGCATGACCTGGTGCGGTTGGGACTTTCGCTGGCGACGGCAGCGCGCGGGTCGGACCTGCCGGGGGTGACGACGGCGCTGATGCTGGAGCAGATGGTGCTGGGGTATGGACAGGCTCTGTCGGCTCCGCGGAAGGCAGCGGCGGACCATGAGGCGGTGGAGCTAAGGCCGATTCGGCTGACGATGCGCGCCGCGCTGAGCCGTAAATGGAGACATCTGGCAGAAGAGCGGATCGAGGATGAGACGCCGGTGATTCCGTTGGGCGATCGGTTCTGGGCACTCACCGACGAGGAACGGGCCGAGGTGGAACGGATTGTGAAGGAGGCGAAGTCGGACCTTCTGCTGGGCGGGAACAAGCTGCGGGTACTCGACGCGGCGTACTGGATGAAGGGATGCAGCTCGCTGGGCAAGCTGCGGTTCGCGGTGCTGGTGGGCGTGGGGAAGAAGCAGGACCAGTGTTACCGGCTGCTGGATATCAAGGAGGCGGTGACGGCCGCGGCTCCGATGAAGCGCGCCGTCGAGATGCCGGGGGATAATGCTGCACGGGTGGTTGCAGGCGCCAAGGCGCTTTCGCCTTACCTCGGCGACCGGATGGTGGCCGCGCACTTCAAGAACAGGCCGGTGGTGATGCGGGCTCTGATGCCGCAGGACCTGAAGGTGGAGGTCGATCGCCTGACGCGTGAGGAGGCGGTGGCGACGGCACATTATCTGGCCTCGGTCGTGGGCAAGGCGCATGTGCGGCAGATGGATACGGCGACGCGCAAACGGTGGAAGGCAGAGCTGGGTCGGAACCGGTCGAAGAGCCTGGATGCTCCGGGATGGCTGTGGCAGAGCGTGGTGGAGCTGGTGGCAGAACATGAGGCGGCGTATCTGGAGCATTGCCGGCGGTATGCCCTGGGGGATTGCATCCGATGA
- the katG gene encoding catalase/peroxidase HPI — protein MSNEMKCPVPHGASPTASQTATETSSPMHGAVTTNSRKIVRNAEWWPDRLDLAVLHQNTKLADPMDPAFNYAEEFKKLDLDGVIADLHALMTDSQSWWPADYGHYGPFFIRMAWHSAGTYRTYDGRGGAGMGTQRFAPLNSWPDNVSLDKARRLLWPIKQKYGKKISWADLMILTGNVALESMGLKTFGFGGGRADVWVPQEDIFWGTERTWLGSDRYQGDRDLDNPLAAVQMGLIYVNPEGPDGKPDPIASARDIRETFGRMAMNDEETFALIAGGHTFGKGHGAYDPGPNVGPEPEGAPIEQQGFGWKNSKGKGHSEDTISSGLEGAWTSQPIKWDNEYLDNLYNFDWALKKGPGGGWQWYAVAEPANIPDAHIPDKKHLPMMFTSDLALKFDPAYEQIGKRFQKDPAAFADAFSRAWFKLTHRDMGPIVRYLGPLVPKETLIWQDPVPASNGEVINDADVETLKTQILASGLTSSQLVSTAWAAAASFRGSDKRGGANGGRIRLEPQKNWEVNQPLVLAKVLGVLEDIQKSFGKHVSIADLVVLGGTAAVEAAAKKAGFDVKVPFAPGRTDATQEQTDIASFAPLEQTADGFRNYFRPGHTQRAEELLVDRAQLLTLTAPEMTVLVGGLRVLGANFRGSKNGVFTTQADTLTNDFFVNLLDMATEWKAASTGEGLFEGLDRETGEIKWTATRVDLIFGSNSQLRALAEVYAGNDAKEKFVKDFVAAWTKVMNLDRFDLVY, from the coding sequence GTGTCCAACGAAATGAAGTGCCCCGTGCCCCACGGCGCCAGTCCCACCGCCTCGCAGACTGCTACTGAGACCTCCTCGCCCATGCATGGCGCCGTTACCACCAACTCGCGCAAGATCGTCCGGAACGCCGAGTGGTGGCCCGACCGTCTCGACCTCGCCGTTCTCCACCAGAACACCAAGCTCGCCGACCCCATGGACCCGGCCTTCAACTACGCCGAGGAGTTCAAGAAGCTCGATCTCGACGGCGTCATCGCCGACCTCCACGCCCTCATGACCGATTCGCAGAGCTGGTGGCCCGCCGACTACGGCCACTACGGTCCCTTCTTCATCCGCATGGCCTGGCACTCTGCCGGCACCTACCGCACCTACGACGGACGCGGTGGCGCGGGCATGGGCACACAGCGCTTCGCTCCCCTCAACTCCTGGCCCGACAACGTCTCGCTCGATAAGGCTCGCCGCCTCCTCTGGCCCATCAAGCAGAAGTACGGCAAGAAGATCTCCTGGGCCGATCTCATGATCCTCACCGGCAACGTCGCGCTTGAGTCCATGGGGCTCAAGACCTTCGGCTTTGGCGGGGGACGCGCCGACGTCTGGGTTCCGCAGGAAGACATCTTCTGGGGCACCGAGCGCACCTGGCTCGGCAGCGACCGCTACCAGGGAGACCGCGATCTCGACAACCCACTCGCCGCCGTGCAGATGGGCCTCATCTACGTGAACCCCGAAGGCCCCGACGGCAAGCCCGATCCCATCGCCTCGGCGCGCGACATCCGCGAGACCTTCGGACGCATGGCCATGAACGATGAGGAGACCTTCGCCCTCATCGCCGGCGGACACACCTTCGGCAAGGGCCACGGCGCGTACGATCCAGGCCCCAACGTCGGACCCGAGCCCGAGGGCGCACCCATCGAGCAGCAGGGCTTCGGCTGGAAGAACTCCAAGGGCAAGGGCCACTCGGAAGACACCATCTCCTCCGGGCTCGAAGGCGCATGGACCTCCCAGCCCATCAAGTGGGATAACGAGTACCTCGACAACCTCTACAACTTCGACTGGGCGCTCAAGAAGGGCCCCGGCGGCGGATGGCAGTGGTATGCCGTGGCGGAGCCGGCCAACATCCCCGACGCGCACATCCCGGACAAGAAGCACCTGCCCATGATGTTCACGTCCGATCTCGCCCTCAAGTTCGATCCCGCCTACGAGCAGATCGGCAAGCGCTTCCAGAAGGATCCCGCAGCCTTCGCCGACGCCTTCTCCCGCGCCTGGTTCAAGCTTACCCACCGCGACATGGGCCCCATCGTCCGCTACCTCGGACCTCTGGTTCCCAAGGAAACCCTCATCTGGCAGGATCCCGTCCCGGCATCGAATGGCGAAGTCATCAATGACGCCGACGTCGAAACGCTGAAGACACAGATCCTCGCCTCAGGCCTCACCAGCTCGCAGCTCGTCTCCACGGCATGGGCCGCGGCGGCCTCCTTCCGCGGTTCCGACAAGCGCGGCGGAGCCAACGGCGGACGTATCCGTCTCGAGCCCCAGAAGAACTGGGAGGTCAACCAGCCTCTCGTCCTCGCGAAGGTGCTCGGTGTCCTCGAAGACATCCAGAAGAGCTTCGGCAAGCACGTCTCCATCGCTGATCTCGTCGTCCTCGGCGGAACCGCTGCTGTGGAAGCTGCGGCGAAGAAGGCTGGCTTCGACGTGAAGGTGCCCTTCGCGCCCGGCCGCACCGACGCTACGCAGGAGCAGACCGACATCGCCTCGTTCGCTCCCCTGGAGCAGACGGCCGATGGCTTCCGCAACTACTTCCGTCCTGGACACACCCAGCGCGCCGAGGAGCTCCTGGTCGATCGCGCCCAGTTGCTCACCCTCACCGCGCCGGAGATGACCGTGCTGGTCGGCGGTCTGCGCGTCCTCGGTGCCAACTTCCGTGGCTCGAAGAACGGCGTCTTCACCACCCAGGCCGACACGCTGACGAACGACTTCTTCGTCAACCTGCTCGACATGGCAACGGAGTGGAAGGCTGCGTCCACCGGCGAAGGTCTCTTCGAAGGCCTCGACCGCGAGACCGGCGAGATCAAGTGGACGGCAACCCGCGTCGATCTCATCTTCGGATCCAACTCCCAACTCCGCGCCCTCGCGGAGGTCTATGCAGGAAACGACGCGAAGGAGAAGTTCGTGAAGGACTTCGTGGCCGCCTGGACCAAGGTCATGAACCTCGATCGTTTCGACCTCGTCTACTAA